The nucleotide sequence GGCAGGCGCAGGCCGCCGTCGGGCCTGGCGGGGTGAGGCGAAGCGGTGCTCCCGCTGCCGGCGGGTTGTGACGGCTGAATGCTGGCCCGGCAGGAACGGCGGTGTCGGGCACCGCATGTGGTGCAGGCACACCTAcgggacacacacagacacacacagacacacacacacacacacagagacacacacggGCTATTAATAGAAGTTACCTCAGCTTGTCTTTCTGCACCATCAGACACGCAAGTCCTTACCACTTATATACAGTGTGGGTCAATGCCAGCTCTGCAACATATTCCCTCTCCAGTGGTTTCCCTCCTGTTAAAGCCAGGCTGCTTTACAGGCCACCTCTTCCTCTGAACTGCAACGCAAGGAAAGCCACCTCACACCAGCTTTATCCCTTACCTGGCTTCCCCAGGGCCCTCCACACTCGAGGCTGTGCGAGAGTGGTTGCACACCCCGTTCCTTGCTCCTGGATGCAGCAGCAACTCATCCCTAGCAGTCCTGAGGCTTACAGAGAACCTGAGCTCTGCCCCGGATGAGAAACAACCTCCTCTcagcccctgtcccctgcagctgTTGCTCATACACCTGATTGCCAGGTGCTGGCTGGCCCCAGGGctgcctgcccgccctccctggcTCTGTTACACTCTAGTTTGGATGAACACTAAAGTGACTGGAAGTTTCATGGCAAAGCGAAGACGGAAAAATACAAATCTTTTGCTCAAATCCAACCCTAACGTTGGGATTGTATTTACAGCGCTCAGTACcgggcccaggttcccagagggCTGTGTTGGGGCAAAAATCTCAGCACAGGATTGAAACCTGCTTGGTTCAGATGGTAAACGCCAGGGAAGTGACCGTCACTCAGCACTAAGCTATGTCTCAACCCAAGACAAAGCATTTCTTGAGAGTTAACACCAAGAAGAGAAACCCCATCATTACAGGCTATTCATTTTACTGGAATTCAGTTTTAGGAAGATTTTGCTGCATCACCCCTATTAAACATTAGTCACAGCCCAAAATCCGGTGCAATTATTTGTATAAAGCTATAAATATAGCGTGGCACTGTTATCATATTGTGtttattttggtggggtttttttataccaGCATATAGGGCTCATGCTTATCTCCATGGCCAGCAGGCAAATGGATTAAATTTAGGAAGTGCTAAGCTATTTTCTCTCACTAAAGATAAAACATATGAAAATTTTGTTTACTGGTTTGTGAATAGTGATAATTAAAGGGATGTTTTCAACTTGAAATGTTGAAACTGAAATATGTTGAAAGCTTTAAAAAAGGAGTCACAAGTGCTTCCAGCAGCAGTCAGGCACCAGGCTTCGACAGAGCCAGTGGGAGAGAGCCCTGGCCACCAGACCTTCCCTCTCTATCAACGTACCTCGATCACAGCTTGGAAAGCTTTGAGAGACAACAAGAGTCCGATTTAAATGATTTTCTTAATACTAGGAGTACTGGAAAAACGGTTAATCTGAATTTGAAATGAGATCATGCTCTCAATCAAAACCATGATACAAGCTGGCAGAATGAAGGTAGCAATTCTGTTGATGTTTGTCAACAGATAAAATTGTTGCTAAGCAGATGTTACAAGCTTGGGATTTATGATTATAGTTTCATGAAGTCCTCCCTGGAGCATGACCGTCTCAAAACCGTGTTAATCTGTAATTTTCCATTAAAAGATCTGCATAAGTGATAAAAACTCTATGAAGTATATATGGTTGGTAGTATTTAATGACAATTTGCAGCATGCTTTAGTTATATTTTCATTACAGAGCCTGTTTCACTTGCTCATAACTTTACCTGACTCCAGGCAGAGATTTCTATTCCCCCGTCTTGCTGTGATTCTGTTACTGTATAAACTTCTAATAAAACTTGATCCAGTCCTTTCAAGAAATACTGCAAAGAAATATTAACCGTCACAGTTAATATGTTATGGTTGTTTTCATGTAAGTTGTTGGTTCTTAATGCTTTGAAGCAAAGACTTTAAACTTGGTGGGATCTCACTGGTGGTTGGATTGCGATAACAACAAACTTCACCATTGTGATGAAAATAATTTCACTTATGTTTACGGAAATAATTTTGTTACTGTGTGTGAAGTATTAAAAGAATACCATGATAAGCATCTCAAAAGCACTGAGAAAAAACTGATCCGGCTGAATTTGGGCTACAATTGTAATGAAGTGTAACACATAGCCCTGTGAGCAAAAAAGAAAGTGTGCAGCAAGTGCAAGGTGTGCTGTCAGTCTCACGTCCTGCATGAGACAGGTTGTAGGGAACAAGTAATATCTAACCATGTAGTTTAAATCATCATTGGACATATATACAGGGACATGGCAAGAATATTTTGTggtttgctgtttttcagccatATTCTGTGGTGTCTAACACACGCAACACATGTCCACCTTTCTCACTGATGCTGCTGATTGTCCTGTTGCCTCTCAAAGCTGCAGCTGTTCCTGCAACAGCCTGTGCCGCTTGTACCCTGCCCTTTGCTGTGTCACTGCTGTGGACGCTGGCAGGAACAGGACCATCAGCAATGGCAGGTGTTTACTTACAACTAGTAGTTGCTTGGGTGTGTAAGCACATTGTCATTTTTGGAGGACAGGCTGACCCAAGGCTTGCTGAAGCTGATAGGAAGCTTCCCATCCATTTACAGAATCTTCAGAAATCGTCCTTATAATGTCCTTAGTGCTGAGACTAGCTAAAAGTGGCTAAAAAGCCTgaccaaaaaaagaaatcagaattgAGGCAAATGCAAAGCTGGTTTCCTGCAGCACACTTTCTTAAGCATGTGTTGCATCGCCAGGGGTAACCATTTTCCAGACCAGCGCCTCACTGTCtgcatctttttttccccaagggtTTTGCTGCAGATAAATGCAATTTACTCTGTTAGGTACGTAGCCCAGCAGGAAAGTCGTGCATCAGCTACCAAAAAAATGAAGGTGCTCAGGTACTGATGAGGTGATGCTACTATCAGTTTTATGTTTCAGTAAGTGCAGAGGACACTGTGAAGTACTAAAATGACAGATGATCAGTCTCCCCTTAGGCTTCCAAGTTGTTGTAGATTATAACATTTACTTGAATGGAAAGCAGCTACCTCGCAGTTTATCAACTTAATTTTCACCTTGAAAGAGACTTGTTCAGAAGAGTTTGAAGACTATAAAGAACAATTTTGCAAGGTGCTACATGTGTTTATATTGTATCTCTATATGCTGTACATACTAAATGAGATTAATTAATTCAAAGCTTGGTGTGCTGTCAAGTTAAAGTGGATATTTTCATGCCTTGAATGTAGCTTGATTCCTGTTCTTCCTGGCATGTAATTATAATCTCATCTCCACATTTACATGTTTTCTTCTCTCCCCATGCAGAAATTACTTCCTTGAAAGAAGCCACTTTTTCTTATTCTGGGATGTTACCAGTAGATTACAGACTTCTAAACTTACAGATCTACAAACTTCTTCAGTGCGTTCACCAGAAAGataagaagaaaatagaaaagctgGTCCAGAACGGATTCCCAAACCTCATGAATTTCACAGAGCCTGAGGAAGGATTTAGTGCCCTTCATTTGGCCTGCATTAAAAATGACAGTGACATGTGCAGCTTCTTGCTGGAACAGGGAGCTCACCCAGATGTCCAGGACAAAATGGGACGTACTCCAGCAATGAAGGCAGCTGAGCTAGGCCATGAGTTGATTTTGGATTTATTAGTAAAAGCTAAAGCAGACATGACTGTTGTGGATAACGAAGGGAAAGGTAAGTAAAAGGGAACCTCATCAGACCAGAAATACCATGAAATGACTCCTTACTGTGTTACATCCTTGCTGCAAATGTTGTGTCCAGTCTCTAGAGAGGAACCGTGGTTGAGGGTGATCCTTACAGCTCAACAGGAGCTAATGGTCATAAGAACTGTGATGACAAGGAAAATAATTCTCCCTGAACAGTCTAGGCCTTTAAATCATAGGTCTGTCCTGTACGTAGCTGAAAGACAACTTGCGATTGAGAATCGTATTCTTCCCATGACCTGTCATATTTTAAATTCTGGTTTACTCCCCAAGTTCAAAGGCCCTAAACTATTAATGTTaattaataatattattattcTATTAATAGAAGTCATTTTTGCATGTATATACCCTGAGAGAAGCTAATGGGCCTCTATTGAAGGAGTCTGTCTGTTCAGCTGTGAAGATTACAGCCTAAGTAACCTTTCTAATAATTTACTATTGCACCATAATCCCTGctgtttttctttgcaggtgtTTTATTTTACTGCATGTTACCTACAAAGCGGCACTACCACTGCACGCAAATTGCCTTGGATCATGGTGCAGATGTTAACAACTGTACTACTGATGGGAAGCCTGTATTTCTACAAGCCTGTGAGCAAGCTCATGATATTGAAGAAATATGTCTGAATTTCTTGGAAAGAGGAGCAAATCCCCATGGAATGAACCCAGTATGAATGTTTCTGTAACTATGAACATATATACAGGAGTATATAGAATAGTTATTAGATGGCTAGCATATGTGACCTTAAATCCTCACATTAAAATGAGCAGTGACAAGTGCTTAACTCTGTGGCCATACCTATTCCCTTCTTCTATACCACCCTTTTTTGCAGGAGCAGAGATTTAAGTCTTCTGCTTGAACCATGTATCCTGATCTAGATTATTCTAGATTAGAGTGCAAATATTTTACAAACCCAAAATGTAACCGGGCCagctttcagcagctgcagttcactGTACTTCATTGGAGAAGTGTTGATTTGTACTTTGCCTTGATATGCCCTGAAGTTTTCAGAGTTGAAATAATATTCACTAAAAGGTGAGTCGACATAAAAATAACCTGATGGGGAAATCAAGGCAACGATGAAGcataagaaacactttttttttctcttttgcatgtCTTAGTCATTTATTTGTTTACTTCCTTAATTTAACAAAGACCTGAAGGACTTGAGCTCGGTGCTGTTGACCAATTCAAGGAGCTCAAGCTTTCATTTAAAGCTACCCATGGCTTTTGCTTTGGTCCTAGCTTTGCAGCATCCTTCCTAGCTTGTAGCTATAGCAAAACCAATGTTTGGACATCCTTATCCCATCCTTTTATGCACGTGTCTGATTCATGCACTCAGTGCACCTGCAATATGAGAAACCTGCATTTTTTTGTAATATAATGGGCACGTAACCTGATCACACAATGGGAATGGTTTGCTACACCCAGAGAAATCTGGCAAGTCGGATATTCTAAGTGTTGCTGTGGGTTCAGATGTTAGTGGCAGGCGATCCCTGATCCCGGATGTGCTCTGCTCTTGGTAAGGTCACCAGATCTACCAAAATCAGCCATTATAAAGAAAATAGATCCTGCTAATCACAAACATACAATATTATATAGAAAAAGACATAGCATTAATGTATTAGAAGGGGAACTTTCCCACTCAGACGGAATAGTAGTGAAATTCCCCCAGTTGCTCTGCCTTCCCCGTAGCACTCCTCTAGCCACAGCCCCTTATGCTGGTATTTTGTGTTAGATTTTGTAAATATGCATGAGAGCATGCACACGGAATAAGGAATTCCTTAACTAAGGAATTTATTTTCATGGGGACTATTCAAGGGACTGGAGCTACTAATGTACTTGGGTTTCTGGGATTTGACTACTCATATTTTAGCAGCATCATGACTAGATTCTTAAAGTCTACTTGCAAGCATCTTTGAAACTACTAGACGTGCCTCCTTTTTTTGGTAATACCTAAAAGGAGACCTTCAATTTTATGCCACTTTGCAACAATCAGTTCATATTGCTCCAATCTGAATTAGCAGACAAAACAAATCCTGAATTTATTGCTTGCTACCTTGCAGGCTACGGGTCGCACAGTCTTAATGGAATCCGCAAGAGCAGGCGCTCTCGAGCTGGTGCGTGGTCTGCTTGAGAGAGGAGCTGATGTCAACCAATTTGACCTTGAAAGACACAGTGCTGCACATTTTGCAGCCAAAGGAGGCCATTTTGAGGTATCATTGTGGCATTAAAACGTTGTTGCAAAGCCCaacttggggtgttttttttgtttgtttgtttgtttgttggggggggttgcatgttttttgggggttttttgtgttgtttttttgttgttgttgtggtggttgtttggttttttgggggttttttttttttgagtccagTATCTCAGCTGATCAAAGCATCATAATCGGCAATCAAAACCAGCTTCTTTTTAAGTATcaaagggagtccagcagcgatAGAATCCCTCTCATAATTGCAGAGCCTTTTTTGCTAAGGTACCTCTGAGTGTGTGTGCTCATGTGGGTGCCCGGTGGGAACAGCTCCACCAGAGAGTTTGTTTCTCTCAACGTGGAGGATCTCCCAGCTGTGTAACTTGGATGAAACATTCCCATTACAAGAAGGGCAGAGGCAAACAGCTGCAGGTAGGCGCTTTCTTCCTGATCCCCCACATCATCCTGAGAGTATATAAAATTATGCAGTTTTGATTGTGCATGCAATGTCAGCATTACTTGAAGACAGGGGCCTGCAGTTGGCTGGCAGGAGTGAAGCTTGTCCTTGATATCTACAACTGAACAAAGTTTTTATTTCCTCAGTTAAATAATCACAGTACTATAAGAAATTTGAATATTACGTGCACATTGATCAGCTGGGGAGAGAACTTCACTATATGAACTGGGAATAGATGATATTGCATTTATTTATAAATCATTCTCACGCTTCCCCATCTTAACAGATAAGAGTTTTGGTGATACTGTCTTTGTTTTTCTAGGTGTTGAGGATTATTTCAGCTTATAATGGAGACTTGGGCCTGATTGCCATGAATGGTAACACACCGCTTCATTATGCTGCAGAGGGAGGATTTGCAATGTGCTGCAAGTTTATAGGACAAAGAGGTACATTAAAAACACTTTACTTTGCAACTATCctgtatattattttttctgtgctaaaGGAAAGATTTCACTTGGGCATCCATGAAAGATTTGACTCTCTGAGGTATCATGTGGTGTATGTAATTCTCATTAAGATGTGCCTAACATAGGCTGTTATGACTGATTTCTACTAATGTGGCCGAGATAAACATTCCtcaaagaaagcagcagaaacatCATAGGTTTGTATAATTTAGAACCAGAGTGTATTAAGTCGTTCTGGTTTTAGTTGTTTTTGGAAGTATCCTATTGAATATTCcaatagaaaattaatttttggtttgctgatcatttaaaaaaaaaaatctcagtgtagTTATGGAGAAACTTGGCACCCATAGCTATTGAAACATACTCCAAAGAAGCTGTAGTCATTTTCTAACTTAATCAGATAATTATGCCGCTTCAAGCTTTGATTCATGAGCACTGTGCAAAATTCTACATACTGTTCTCGTAATTCGAATGTTTAACCAGTGGTCCATCACCAAATTGCAAGTTTGGCATATAGAACAGTAAGTGACATTTTAATCTTTGTGTCCTCTTAACATTGCTTACTGCTTTAAGTAAAAGAGTAAAATTTTCACTGAACTTGTGCCTTTTTGTACATATTCATGAGCAGATGGATAAGTAGTGCAGTGGTTATCCAGTGACTCTCCCTTTGGGAAACAAGTATGGACACATAGCTAACCTTCCAGTCTATCAATAATGTGCTTCCACCTACTATTGCTATTTATAATTAAAACAGCATAAAATTGTAGACTTGTGGCAATTAGTTGCATGTATAttaaaaggcttttaaattaCGTAATTAGGAATCCCACTGCATTATCAGTGAAATTGTGTCCGTATTTTTAGGCTGTGATCCTACATGGATGAACTTGTCACAAAAGACCCCAAGAGCCGTTGCCAAGGAGGGTGGTTTTAAAGCAGCGACAGCAGAGTTGCGTAAAGCtgaaaagaactttaaaaaacaGTCCAAGCCTGAGGCTAAGGAGGAAAACCCGCTCTGGGCACTGAAGCTGTATGACTGGTCCTTAGAGCACCAGGATGCCCTCTCCAAGGTGTTTGAGGCGGTCAAGCAGGAAGATGGCATGGTAACTAAAGCTGATTTTATATCGCTTATTCAgaagcactgtgcctttgtggacATTGAGCAAATACAAATGATTGCTGAAAAACACGAAGGGTCTGAGCCCGAGGGAATCAACGTAGAAGAATTTTTTAAGGGCTTTAAATACTTGCAGAAAAGTTGCCTTATAACAGCTTTTGGACCTaaaaggaagaaggggaagaaagggaagaaaggaagaggcaAAAAAGGAGTTGCCGTCCCCGTGCCTATTTGTGTTATGCCGAAGAGCGCGTGTCCGCATAGGGAAGACGGCTTCCCTCTGTACATGGTCGAGGTTATTCAG is from Patagioenas fasciata isolate bPatFas1 chromosome 3, bPatFas1.hap1, whole genome shotgun sequence and encodes:
- the ANKEF1 gene encoding ankyrin repeat and EF-hand domain-containing protein 1, whose amino-acid sequence is MVPPPRASPASQLPAARRRCQEKRARRPVAKETTMAGAAGAGGGTRRSGQGTPAAGPSGARGSSEITSLKEATFSYSGMLPVDYRLLNLQIYKLLQCVHQKDKKKIEKLVQNGFPNLMNFTEPEEGFSALHLACIKNDSDMCSFLLEQGAHPDVQDKMGRTPAMKAAELGHELILDLLVKAKADMTVVDNEGKGVLFYCMLPTKRHYHCTQIALDHGADVNNCTTDGKPVFLQACEQAHDIEEICLNFLERGANPHGMNPATGRTVLMESARAGALELVRGLLERGADVNQFDLERHSAAHFAAKGGHFEVLRIISAYNGDLGLIAMNGNTPLHYAAEGGFAMCCKFIGQRGCDPTWMNLSQKTPRAVAKEGGFKAATAELRKAEKNFKKQSKPEAKEENPLWALKLYDWSLEHQDALSKVFEAVKQEDGMVTKADFISLIQKHCAFVDIEQIQMIAEKHEGSEPEGINVEEFFKGFKYLQKSCLITAFGPKRKKGKKGKKGRGKKGVAVPVPICVMPKSACPHREDGFPLYMVEVIQDTPDSDRFNRDHPSAHPVHDDRVWYIDEPRKVYMNINYLVRAGDFVSLQKAFDEGVPVDIKDKYYKTPLMTACATGNIDLVQYLLEKGADINATDNFMWTPLHHACYNGHLDIAELLVEAGAAVDALSIGNATPLMRAIEISRLDIVYFLITAGADIQITNSNGKNALDIAKAFADSRIIDLLQNELENLPEVPEKKAAEKKSTLKLVEAVKKEPSQVSLPVIEKSLLEKKTRSPKENVIYLNSLITSGATKKEGVTFKPRKIWSPEAATEELVRKQELLHEYLALGGRSKSSTTPFNRKVVQ